The Lactuca sativa cultivar Salinas chromosome 2, Lsat_Salinas_v11, whole genome shotgun sequence genome includes a window with the following:
- the LOC111888674 gene encoding protein LAS1 isoform X1, protein MESQLELGFKEATSSEIFGEGNYKLVPWISWDDWSFVRESLFSSSPASIDLALRRISAWRSRGCLPIIIEVTASIVEIQQKDSYFRDGLPESDLLADDMLTMLYCMTMIRLVNGIVEKTRKKNEVSIGEAADVIGIPRMLIDIRHECSHRDLPSLRLVRLASTKALDWLKAYYWEPQKMAIPYPNDRNTNFGKEIKSKIRELAFCLDVKQATKSSSPVVKGKRIKYNEHLCGRNKFLSLMAVKIQSSKPSGSKKHITKALKNVIKLYSSFPSEVVSILLEFLLKALESADVALDDWKPLIMKLSNKVPEMLLSLLKANLQMIETQDALTHDSGENLKPDNKSRFHETENLSRLFSWLIGNLKDLNHSLRKLTFLETSGTSKDKSLPKSALMDLLRKCLLVPSLGNTHLTTATSILAQTTANNTLIEKLKKLASLHTSNTGITYSDSGRFYDQEEESIREAANKFELIKRKLSRKNELKIGENGKKGGRWNVVKSWRPCPIGMLPSDFGSSGVVPVLEIVGGCEEQRVLVEWNEKGGEGEGKREADCSVGDLDDSVVKKVKMSEEEDDDGVGVLGGVENRLMIGGVWKRVTHDEVVNIASSVRILV, encoded by the exons ATGGAGTCTCAGCTAGAGCTAGGGTTTAAGGAAGCAACAAGCAGTGAGATTTTTGGAGAAGGAAACTATAAGTTGGTACCATGGATAAGTTGGGATGATTGGAGTTTCGTGAGAGAATCTCTGTTTTCTTCTTCCCCAGCCTCCATAGATTTGGCTCTTCGAAGA ATATCTGCCTGGCGAAGCAGAGGATGCCTTCCTATAATAATTGAAGTGACTGCTTCCATTGTTGAAATCCAACAAAAGGATTCTTACTTTAG GGATGGTCTACCTGAAAGTGATTTACTAGCAGATGATATGTTGACAATGTTATATTGTATGACCATGATAAG GTTAGTGAATGGTATTGTGGAGAAGACTCGGAAGAAGAATGAGGTTTCAATTGGAGAGGCTGCTGATGTAATTGGCATTCCTCGTATGCTCATTGATATTCGTCATG aGTGTTCACATCGTGATCTTCCTTCACTAAGGCTTGTTCGCCTTGCATCTACAAAG GCACTTGATTGGTTGAAAGCTTATTATTGGGAGCCCCAAAAGATGGCAATTCCATATCCTAATGATAGAAACACAAACTTTGGAAAAGAAATCAAGTCTAAGATACGTGAATTAGCCTTCTGTTTGGATGTGAAGCAGGCTACAAAATCATCTTCTCCTGTAGTTAAAGGGAAAC GCATCAAATATAATGAGCATCTATGCGGGCGTAATAAGTTTCTGTCACTTATGGCTGTCAAGATTCAATCTTCTAAACCTTCAG GTTCTAAGAAACATATAACCAAGGCACTGAAGAATGTTATCAAGTTATATTCTTCCTTCCCTTCAGAAGTGGTGTCTATTTTGTTGGAGTTCTTGCTGAAGGCACTGGAATCTGCTGATGTGGCACTTGATGATTGGAAGCCTCTAATTATGAAGCTGTCAAATAAAGTACCCGAGATGCTTCTAAGTCTTCTCAAAGCAAATCTTCAAATGATCGAGACCCAAGATGCTCTAACACATGACTCAG GTGAAAACCTAAAACCAGACAACAAATCTCGATTCCATGAAACCGAGAATCTTTCCCGTTTATTCTCATGGCTTATTGGAAACCTCAAAGATCTAAACCATTCTCTCCGGAAGCTCACGTTTCTAGAAACTTCCGGAACCTCAAAAGACAAAAGTCTCCCAAAGTCTGCTCTCATGGATCTCCTACGCAAATGTCTCCTTGTCCCTTCACTCGGCAACACCCACCTAACAACCGCCACCTCAATTCTCGCACAAACCACCGCTAACAACACTTTAattgaaaaactaaaaaaattagcATCTTTACATACATCAAACACCGGAATCACGTATTCCGATTCCGGCCGCTTTTACGATCAGGAAGAGGAATCCATTCGTGAAGCCGCTAATAAGTTTGAGTTGATTAAACGGAAATTATCACGGAAAAATGAATTGAAAATCGGGGAGAATGGAAAGAAGGGTGGGAGATGGAATGTGGTGAAATCGTGGAGGCCGTGTCCTATTGGGATGTTGCCTTCGGATTTTGGTTCTTCGGGTGTTGTTCCGGTTCTTGAGATTGTTGGTGGTTGTGAAGAACAGAGGGTGTTAGTGGAATGGAATGAGAAAGGGGGAGAAGGAGAAGGAAAGAGGGAAGCCGATTGTTCGGTTGGAGATTTGGATGATTCCGTTGTTAAGAAAGTTAAAATGAGTGAAGAAGAAGACGATGATGGAGTTGGAGTTTTGGGAGGTGTAGAGAACCGGTTGATGATTGGTGGAGTGTGGAAGAGGGTCACACATGATGAAGTGGTTAACATTGCTTCGTCTGTTAGGATTTTGGTTTAG
- the LOC111888674 gene encoding uncharacterized protein LOC111888674 isoform X2 — translation MESQLELGFKEATSSEIFGEGNYKLVPWISWDDWSFVRESLFSSSPASIDLALRRISAWRSRGCLPIIIEVTASIVEIQQKDSYFRDGLPESDLLADDMLTMLYCMTMIRLVNGIVEKTRKKNEVSIGEAADVIGIPRMLIDIRHECSHRDLPSLRLVRLASTKALDWLKAYYWEPQKMAIPYPNDRNTNFGKEIKSKIRELAFCLDVKQATKSSSPVVKGKRSKKHITKALKNVIKLYSSFPSEVVSILLEFLLKALESADVALDDWKPLIMKLSNKVPEMLLSLLKANLQMIETQDALTHDSGENLKPDNKSRFHETENLSRLFSWLIGNLKDLNHSLRKLTFLETSGTSKDKSLPKSALMDLLRKCLLVPSLGNTHLTTATSILAQTTANNTLIEKLKKLASLHTSNTGITYSDSGRFYDQEEESIREAANKFELIKRKLSRKNELKIGENGKKGGRWNVVKSWRPCPIGMLPSDFGSSGVVPVLEIVGGCEEQRVLVEWNEKGGEGEGKREADCSVGDLDDSVVKKVKMSEEEDDDGVGVLGGVENRLMIGGVWKRVTHDEVVNIASSVRILV, via the exons ATGGAGTCTCAGCTAGAGCTAGGGTTTAAGGAAGCAACAAGCAGTGAGATTTTTGGAGAAGGAAACTATAAGTTGGTACCATGGATAAGTTGGGATGATTGGAGTTTCGTGAGAGAATCTCTGTTTTCTTCTTCCCCAGCCTCCATAGATTTGGCTCTTCGAAGA ATATCTGCCTGGCGAAGCAGAGGATGCCTTCCTATAATAATTGAAGTGACTGCTTCCATTGTTGAAATCCAACAAAAGGATTCTTACTTTAG GGATGGTCTACCTGAAAGTGATTTACTAGCAGATGATATGTTGACAATGTTATATTGTATGACCATGATAAG GTTAGTGAATGGTATTGTGGAGAAGACTCGGAAGAAGAATGAGGTTTCAATTGGAGAGGCTGCTGATGTAATTGGCATTCCTCGTATGCTCATTGATATTCGTCATG aGTGTTCACATCGTGATCTTCCTTCACTAAGGCTTGTTCGCCTTGCATCTACAAAG GCACTTGATTGGTTGAAAGCTTATTATTGGGAGCCCCAAAAGATGGCAATTCCATATCCTAATGATAGAAACACAAACTTTGGAAAAGAAATCAAGTCTAAGATACGTGAATTAGCCTTCTGTTTGGATGTGAAGCAGGCTACAAAATCATCTTCTCCTGTAGTTAAAGGGAAAC GTTCTAAGAAACATATAACCAAGGCACTGAAGAATGTTATCAAGTTATATTCTTCCTTCCCTTCAGAAGTGGTGTCTATTTTGTTGGAGTTCTTGCTGAAGGCACTGGAATCTGCTGATGTGGCACTTGATGATTGGAAGCCTCTAATTATGAAGCTGTCAAATAAAGTACCCGAGATGCTTCTAAGTCTTCTCAAAGCAAATCTTCAAATGATCGAGACCCAAGATGCTCTAACACATGACTCAG GTGAAAACCTAAAACCAGACAACAAATCTCGATTCCATGAAACCGAGAATCTTTCCCGTTTATTCTCATGGCTTATTGGAAACCTCAAAGATCTAAACCATTCTCTCCGGAAGCTCACGTTTCTAGAAACTTCCGGAACCTCAAAAGACAAAAGTCTCCCAAAGTCTGCTCTCATGGATCTCCTACGCAAATGTCTCCTTGTCCCTTCACTCGGCAACACCCACCTAACAACCGCCACCTCAATTCTCGCACAAACCACCGCTAACAACACTTTAattgaaaaactaaaaaaattagcATCTTTACATACATCAAACACCGGAATCACGTATTCCGATTCCGGCCGCTTTTACGATCAGGAAGAGGAATCCATTCGTGAAGCCGCTAATAAGTTTGAGTTGATTAAACGGAAATTATCACGGAAAAATGAATTGAAAATCGGGGAGAATGGAAAGAAGGGTGGGAGATGGAATGTGGTGAAATCGTGGAGGCCGTGTCCTATTGGGATGTTGCCTTCGGATTTTGGTTCTTCGGGTGTTGTTCCGGTTCTTGAGATTGTTGGTGGTTGTGAAGAACAGAGGGTGTTAGTGGAATGGAATGAGAAAGGGGGAGAAGGAGAAGGAAAGAGGGAAGCCGATTGTTCGGTTGGAGATTTGGATGATTCCGTTGTTAAGAAAGTTAAAATGAGTGAAGAAGAAGACGATGATGGAGTTGGAGTTTTGGGAGGTGTAGAGAACCGGTTGATGATTGGTGGAGTGTGGAAGAGGGTCACACATGATGAAGTGGTTAACATTGCTTCGTCTGTTAGGATTTTGGTTTAG